The Macaca thibetana thibetana isolate TM-01 chromosome 19, ASM2454274v1, whole genome shotgun sequence genome has a segment encoding these proteins:
- the LOC126943250 gene encoding 60S ribosomal protein L28 isoform X1, translated as MLGSGIPALGLLLLLQGSADGNGIQGFFYPWSCEGDIWDRESCGGFPSQVAAARRAAAMSAHLQWMVVRNCSSFLIKRNKQTYSTEPNNLKARNSFRYNGLIHRKTVGVEPAADGKGVVVVIKRRSGQRKPATSYVRTTINKNARATLSSIRHMIRKNKYRPDLRMAAIRRASAILRSQKPVMVKRKRTRPTKSS; from the exons ATGTTGGGCTCTGGGATCCCAGCGCTGGGCCTGCTTCTGCTCCTGCAGGGCTCGGCAG ACGGAAATGGAATCCAGGGATTCTTCTATCCATGGA GCTGTGAGGGTGACATATGGGACCGGGAGAGCTGCGGGGG CTTTCCGTCTCAGGTCGCCGCTGCGAGACGAG CCGCCGCCATGTCTGCGCATCTGCAATGGATGGTCGTGCGGAACTGCTCCAGTTTCCTGATCAAGAGGAATAAGCAGACCTACAGTACT GAGCCCAATAACTTGAAGGCCCGCAATTCCTTCCGCTACAACGGGCTGATTCACCGCAAGACCGTGGGCGTGGAGCCGGCAGCCGACGGCAAAGGCGTCGTGGTGGTCATTAAGCGGAGATCCG GCCAGCGGAAGCCTGCCACCTCCTACGTGCGGACCACCATCAACAAGAATGCTCGCGCCACGCTCAGCAGCATCAGACACATGATCCGCAAGAACAAGTACCGCCCCGACCTGCGCATG GCAGCCATCCGCAGGGCCAGCGCCATCCTGCGCAGCCAGAAGCCTGTGATGGTGAAGAGGAAGCGGACCCGCCCCACCAAGAGCTCCTGA
- the ZNF579 gene encoding zinc finger protein 579 isoform X2 — protein sequence MNSNVENLPPHIIRLVYKEVTTLTADPPDGIKVFPNEEDLTDLQVTIEGPEGTPYAGGLFRMKLLLGKDFPASPPKGYFLTKIFHPNVGANGEICVNVLKRDWTAELGIRHVLLTIKCLLIHPNPESALNEEAGRLLLENYEEYAARARLLTEIHGGAGGPSGRAEAGRALASGTAASSTDPGAPGGPGGAEGPMAKKHAGERDKKLAAKKKTDKKRALRRL from the exons ATG AACTCCAACGTGGAGAACCTGCCCCCGCACATCATCCGCCTGGTGTATAAGGAGGTGACGACACTGACCGCAGACCCACCCGATGGCATCAAGGTCTTTCCCAACGAGGAGGACCTCACCGACCTCCAGGTCACCATCGAGGGCCCTG AGGGGACCCCATATGCTGGAGGTCTGTTCCGCATGAAACTCCTGCTGGGGAAGGacttccctgcctccccacccaaGGGCTACTTCCTGACCAAGATCTTCCACCCGAATGTGGGCGCCAATGGCGAGATCTGCGTCAACGTGCTCAAGAGGGACTGGACGGCTGAGCTGGGCATCCGACACGTACTGCTG ACCATCAAGTGCCTGCTGATCCACCCTAACCCCGAGTCTGCACTCAACGAGGAGGCGGGCCGCCTGCTCTTGGAGAACTACGAGGAGTATGCGGCTCGGGCCCGGCTGCTCACAGAGATCCACGGGGGCGCCGGCGGGCCTAGCGGCAGGGCCGAAGCCGGTCGGGCCCTGGCCAGTGGCACTGCAGCCTCCTCTACCGACCCTGGGGCCCCAGGGGGCCCTGGAGGGGCTGAGGGTCCCATGGCCAAGAAGCATGCTGGCGAGCGCGATAAGAAGCTAGCGGCCAAGAAAAAGACGGACAAGAAGCGGGCGCTGCGGCGGCTGTAG
- the LOC126943250 gene encoding transmembrane protein 190 isoform X3 yields MLGSGIPALGLLLLLQGSADGNGIQGFFYPWSCEGDIWDRESCGGQAAIESPNLCLRLRCCYRDGVCYHQRPDENMRRKHMWALGWACGGLLLLSCSICLFWWAKRRDVLHMPGFLAGQCDLSKSVSLLSKHRGTKKTPSAGSAPVALSKESKDAEGATEGEGTEEGEETEGEEDED; encoded by the exons ATGTTGGGCTCTGGGATCCCAGCGCTGGGCCTGCTTCTGCTCCTGCAGGGCTCGGCAG ACGGAAATGGAATCCAGGGATTCTTCTATCCATGGA GCTGTGAGGGTGACATATGGGACCGGGAGAGCTGCGGGGGCCAGGCGGCCATCGAGAGCCCCAACCTCTGCCTGCGCCTCCGGTGCTGCTACCGTGATGGGGTCTGCTACCACCAGCGCCCAGACG AAAACATGCGGAGGAAGCACATGTGGGCGCTGGGCTGGGCGTGCGGCGGCCTCCTCCTCCTGAGCTGCAGCATCTGCTTGTTCTG GTGGGCCAAGCGCCGGGACGTGCTGCACATGCCTGGTTTCCTGGCGGGTCAGTGCGACTTGTCCAAGTCAGTCTCGCTGCTCTCCAAGCACCGAGGGACCAAGAAGACGCCGTCTGCGGGCAGCGCGCCGGTCGCCCTGTCCAAAGAGTCCAAGGATGCGGAAGGGGCCACCGAGGGGGAAGGGACAGAAGAGGGTGAGGAGACAGAGGGCGAGGAAGACGAGGATTAG
- the LOC126943250 gene encoding 60S ribosomal protein L28 isoform X2: MWGWRGSQVAAARRAAAMSAHLQWMVVRNCSSFLIKRNKQTYSTEPNNLKARNSFRYNGLIHRKTVGVEPAADGKGVVVVIKRRSGQRKPATSYVRTTINKNARATLSSIRHMIRKNKYRPDLRMVSWGLGVRRGGWPVLWGRASHYWLHMCWRGMDSCFQPTPHPRHVLGDSLWSV, translated from the exons ATGTGGGGGTGGCGGGG GTCTCAGGTCGCCGCTGCGAGACGAG CCGCCGCCATGTCTGCGCATCTGCAATGGATGGTCGTGCGGAACTGCTCCAGTTTCCTGATCAAGAGGAATAAGCAGACCTACAGTACT GAGCCCAATAACTTGAAGGCCCGCAATTCCTTCCGCTACAACGGGCTGATTCACCGCAAGACCGTGGGCGTGGAGCCGGCAGCCGACGGCAAAGGCGTCGTGGTGGTCATTAAGCGGAGATCCG GCCAGCGGAAGCCTGCCACCTCCTACGTGCGGACCACCATCAACAAGAATGCTCGCGCCACGCTCAGCAGCATCAGACACATGATCCGCAAGAACAAGTACCGCCCCGACCTGCGCATGGTGAGCTGGGGTTTGGGGGTCAGGCGGGGGGGGTGGCCCGTGCTATGGGGAAGGGCCTCCCACTACTGGTTGCATATGTGCTGGAGAGGAATGGATTCTTGCTTTCAACCTACTCCCCACCCCCGGCATGTCCTAGGGGACAGCTTGTGGAGTGTGTGA
- the TMEM238 gene encoding transmembrane protein 238, whose product MAAVPAVYASQGTPPGAPSAPAVAPAPAAGLGRCRMALLLAVALDVAGMAALLTGVFAQLQVRGRDFGDLLIYSGALLVFLSLLGWILWYTGNIEISRQELERDYGLRPSALARLARKLSRRWSAPAAAGQRPAPGSRRASRAARAPPPPAGSRRVRLQLATLEAGPGAAGAGSE is encoded by the coding sequence ATGGCGGCGGTGCCAGCGGTGTACGCCTCGCAGGGGACCCCGCCGGGTGCACCGTCCGCGCCGGCCGTCGCGCCCGCACCCGCGGCTGGCCTGGGCCGCTGCCGGATGGCGCTGCTGCTGGCCGTGGCGCTGGACGTGGCAGGCATGGCGGCGCTGTTGACTGGCGTGTTCGCGCAGCTGCAGGTGCGCGGCCGCGACTTCGGGGACCTGCTCATCTACTCGGGCGCGCTGCTGGTGTTCCTGAGCCTGCTGGGCTGGATCCTCTGGTACACCGGCAACATCGAGATCTCGCGCCAGGAGCTGGAGCGCGACTACGGCCTGCGGCCCTCGGCGCTCGCCCGCCTGGCGCGCAAGCTCTCCCGCCGCTGGTCGGCGCCCGCCGCCGCGGGCCAGCGCCCCGCGCCCGGCTCCCGGAGAGCGAGCCGAGCCGCCCGCGCGCCCCCGCCGCCCGCAGGCTCCCGCCGCGTGCGCCTGCAGCTCGCCACGCTCGAGGCCGGGCCCGGGGCGGCGGGCGCGGGCAGCGAGTGA
- the LOC126943250 gene encoding 60S ribosomal protein L28 isoform X4, translating into MSAHLQWMVVRNCSSFLIKRNKQTYSTEPNNLKARNSFRYNGLIHRKTVGVEPAADGKGVVVVIKRRSGQRKPATSYVRTTINKNARATLSSIRHMIRKNKYRPDLRMVSWGLGVRRGGWPVLWGRASHYWLHMCWRGMDSCFQPTPHPRHVLGDSLWSV; encoded by the exons ATGTCTGCGCATCTGCAATGGATGGTCGTGCGGAACTGCTCCAGTTTCCTGATCAAGAGGAATAAGCAGACCTACAGTACT GAGCCCAATAACTTGAAGGCCCGCAATTCCTTCCGCTACAACGGGCTGATTCACCGCAAGACCGTGGGCGTGGAGCCGGCAGCCGACGGCAAAGGCGTCGTGGTGGTCATTAAGCGGAGATCCG GCCAGCGGAAGCCTGCCACCTCCTACGTGCGGACCACCATCAACAAGAATGCTCGCGCCACGCTCAGCAGCATCAGACACATGATCCGCAAGAACAAGTACCGCCCCGACCTGCGCATGGTGAGCTGGGGTTTGGGGGTCAGGCGGGGGGGGTGGCCCGTGCTATGGGGAAGGGCCTCCCACTACTGGTTGCATATGTGCTGGAGAGGAATGGATTCTTGCTTTCAACCTACTCCCCACCCCCGGCATGTCCTAGGGGACAGCTTGTGGAGTGTGTGA